The DNA sequence cacttgtgctcctcgctggtcctggatacctccggacacatcccatactgcagtactacatgtactacatggccagaagagccccagataacataacaagcacccggaacatcccacatccatgcacaggtatatgttacacttacgaatgcagtgttccgaccgaaagttacacttacaaatgcagtgttgcgacttacgaacttCAACTTACAAACAAATCTAcaatccctattgtgttcgtaactcggggacttcctgtacatGCGTTATTGGTGAATTTCGTgcatgacaacagacacctccTCCTAGCACTTaccaaaaaatgcaaaacgcataaaaAAGTGCACAcgaaaaaaggaaaaatactgctccacaaaaacacacatgcatagatatgaacctagccttaatgtaTCTTTGTATCCTACAATGTAAATTCCAGACTGAGCTCCTATAGTTTATTAACCAACAACAATAACCCAGCACCAGTGAATAACCACCTGGAGAGCTCAATCAAGACGTGAGGTGTGTAACATGTATTGTTACCATACCTTATAATATAACATCTTATGTACATTTAGCATGACTTGAAATCGAGAGGGGTGGGGAATGGGAGGAAAACcagtgcagctggaccaaccgtagctgaTAGATACAGATCCAGACAAACAAAAAATGGCCAGCGCTCTGGATTTCACAAAATTATACTATAGCagcccaaaaataatttttttatttttttggccctCCCACCCCCCAATTTACATCAGTGTATTTAAACTTTGCGAGTTGCCTctttccttgactatgacaaagcgctcatgcgcgaaacgcgtcgtcaaggcaaccttagGACAGTGGTCCTATCCAGAACCATGTCACGGtgattatccatccatccatttttgTGAGCTCCATATTGGCCAACAGCGGGATTTTCCTTCAGCATCGCTAGCTCCACCATTCCCTTTCTGGTTTGACAATTTTTTTCCCACCGGACTCCCTGTGTGACACCAATTAGCATTGGAGCACCTCCTTCTTGAAGGGTCACAGACCGATTGGGCTTATGTGATTTCTATCAGCACTGCGGGTGCAATCATTCCCCTCCTGGTTGACCTCTCAGGTTCATCACTGGATCCCCTCTAGTGACACCATCCACCATTGAGGTTTTTTACCCTTGAGGAGACATAGGCTGGAGAGCCAGCAGCCTACGTTCCCCAGCTGACACTCCGGCGGCTCTCCTGTGCTAACGTCATCATCTACCGCCACGGAGCCTCGGCGAGGCTGCTCTCCTCACGGCAGAGCATCGGCTCCTTCCACGCCATACCATCTGCCCGCTGGAGCTGGTGAGTTGTCCTTCCTGACATTAGACAACACAGCCAGCGGGGTAACTGTGAGTCCCCTTGTTTCTTTGATCTGGGCACCCCCTTTCCGTTCCTACTACCTTGTTCCATTTGACTTTGGTTGGGATACACACCTGGATGGATCTCCCGTGTTGGTTTTCTGTTGTTCAAGGGCCAACTGTCTGTGTTACTGTGGGATCAATTTTAATATTTGTTTACAACttgtttttataatttattattcacaatttaCATACTACTATTGGATTCAATAAACtgttcagtttttatttttgggcTGCTATAGTATATTTTTGTGAaatccagagcgctggacattttttgtttgttttcctaaATGAGAAATgtactgtgatttaaaaaaaaatacaattaaaatttgTATTAATTTTACATTTCTTTAACATTAATTGCAGTATTAATATCTTCCAGTCAGATTCTATTTACTGCTTCTGTATCAATCCACTAATACATTAGGATGGTCGCACAAACCTTTCCCACATGCCCGTTTTCTTTTGAAGCCAACATAAGTCTGTAAATTTCTCCCTTTGTCATGCTGGCATTGGGAAAGTGCTCCACCCCAAGGGGCCTGACCTGTTTTAGAGCAGAACCTGATTCATCATCTGTGTATTAAGAGCAATATCTCCCAAACTGCTACATTTTTGCAACTGCTTTGCAGATTAAAGGATCAGCCCACCCAGAAGCGAACTCCCCCCTCCCCCGTCATGGGTGCAGGGATGgtaggaactcctcataatgggcacggcaGATGTGCAGACCCCAGGAACATGGCACATAGGAGTGGGAACAGCCAACAATGTAGCAATAATTCTATTACACGACATGCTGTATATCATGAGCCTGCAATAAAGATCTGTTTTTTTGTATAACTAacatcatctgtttttttttttcagcatccaATGGGACGGTAGTGAGTTTATTGCAATGTCCAGGTGGGTCATCAGATTCTATTTTTTAGCTACTTGGTTCTATTTAGGACCCATTAGGCATTGTGTTAATACACACTATATCACACATTAATTTGcattgcattaaagtggatgtaaacccgattttttttttttttttatgtcataatgcagagtataagatttcctatcatttgagcccagtcttgccacacagagttaatccatctctgagcaatcctcttttattgttcagtgagataaatcttgacaaacagagaaaaactttgtcaaatcctcccccttgctgtgagtgacaggtgatttacatatcttgtgcactagcctaagaaaCAGGCAttcttttttaattccctcccccactcctttcttcagcagctctgcaaggattggctgttccacacctcagcatgatttggcatcctgaagtcatgtgattactttcctgtcttttcactggatgttagagatcatagcagaagttcagtgttaggaatacacaggagaaaatgcatattgacaaggggagtgtagaggtgggcggggcgtctactgacatcacgactccacccaccaagctccagacaacagacccacccacagaatctgcagtttttcgggtctaataacagacggaggggagacatttgacaggtaaagatacatgcaggaggcatgtatatccttagagATAACccttatggcagtagtttagaaaggatgacattgggtttacatccactttaaggcaggcAATTTGAAACAAATGGACTGGCAGCACACCAAAGGTCCCAATAATCAGATGTGCCACAAATTCTGTAATGTACATTGAGGCATGCCGCAACTCATGTGAGCTGCCATAGGGCATTGGGTTGCAATTTAAAATTAATTGCACCACAATGCATGTAATGTGTTATTTCATGTTGCAACAACCCAGTAGCGTAAATGGAACtaaatgtaaaaatttaaaaactgcAAGAAATCAGGATTTTTAAAGTACACTTACCTGCCTATTTGCAATCCTCAGCAGAATGTGCACagcttaaggcccgtacacacgatacgaaaatcggaagtaaaatgatctgctgattttcggatcgttggagtatggtgctttcgacagccgattccggtttttcgggcgacaaaagctggatgtgcagactataaattttATGTCGTatgtgaactcaatgtccgattttcatttaatcagtacggttttcgtacgaaacaatcgtaagagcaagactatgcatgctcagaaacgaaagaatacatacaaaacaattcaacacattatgtcacttctgaagttgtattctgtcctacgagaaatttcatatggtgagtaaactcttcactttcgacatgagattagcatgcaacaaaaaacagatgaACGGTCctccgaaaatctgattgtgtataTGAGGCTTTAGTTTACATTCTGGCACACTGCACTCCCATGTGCATATGTTGGGCATGCCAATCAAGTGGCCGAAGACCAGCACTTGGAAAAACCAGGGGAGAAGATGCCGGTTCTGGTGAGGGACTGTTGGAACTAAAGCCGGTCATAGGCAGTTCGAgtctctgctgaaccggccgagattcaaaccatgtatgggcaggctgaatgtaccaaagttgatctatcgatgaacttgggtacaaccagtttgtcagattttacatgctaTGATTGCTATTATagccactgtgttctcctggcaaacACAGCTCCCcacgccaggagaacacaatggctccacgagagttgcaggaaagaaaatcgctccatctatggttgGCTTAAGGTAAGTATGtgtgcctatagttctgctttaatttagaTTCACGGTTATGGTTGTGCAGGCATCAGCACACATTGTAATGTATATTGGCCCTCAGCAACCCCTAAAGATGCCTTGTGAGGACCAGCTGACTTGTTCTTGAAGGTACATGTTTGGGGTTTGCCATCTTTGGCCTTTACTCAGTGACATGAGTGATATGGAATAGACATGTAAATATCAGATGTCCCAATGTTTCATTAGCCGTATGTTAGTTCCAGGTCAAACACTCAGTAAGTAGTTGATGAAGGATAAGGTTGACAGCCATAAACCTTGCAACAGCAAATGCATGTGATTGGTAGTGCCtgtattcctgtttttttttaaattaccattactttttttattaaagtataactaaagacaaaacttttttttctggatagagtggagagggattggaatcCTTGTCAGTTTCTTTTTGTTGTCTTTGCCCCCatcagggagattcaccttctctatttgtcctgtttaccattatcattgaaattaaaagaaaatcccaaattctgggttgtccccagaaaagtaatagtggggaaatcttccaatggggacactacctgggggtaatttaatttaatttgcagggatttcttcccacttcctgtttggctatcgcACAGGAAGTTAAAGAAAATCTCTGCAACGGCACaaagatgatgaaaaaaaaagatctgacacgggttttaacccttccttgctctatccaaaatttttaaaaaaagttttgcctttagttctactttaagtacaaAAGCCAACTAGAAAACGTGGCTAAAATGGTCGGAAAACAGTCTCCAGATACATTCATACTTACAATAGTACAGTAATCAAAATCAAGACAGTATCCAATAATCCTGAGGTCATCCGTAGTGCAATACGTTTAGCTTCAAGAAATAACTGTATAACCAAAGAGAAACCCTTTAAGTAGCCTCTCCATTAGAAGTTTGACTACGGAGAAGTATATGGCTACATCAACGGATATTAACAATGGCGTATACCtgactcctgttttttttttttaaagaaagtatgGATGCTGCTAACgatgacctctccttctgaaagtACTAGCTCTGTCATTGCTGATCCAATAGCTTTGGAGCTTTGTGTGTcagaaacaagtatgcagatcaggaactCTGACTCTGCAGGTTAGTGTGGTTGATCTGGCCCTGGAGTCAAAGTACTAAAGCCAGGGAATCAGTATGATGGCTAGGAGGTTAGTACTTTCACATAGAGAGGTCAATAATGGCAGCCTCCTCTTAGTATAGAGTTTCTTTAAAAGGAACCATGTAGTGAAATAAATGTGGAGACTGCCATTGGAGACCTCTCCATCTACAAATACTGCCGGAGTGTCATCATAAGCCAATAGCTTCAGTacttagcattttcagaaagaagcTAGCCATGGCAGGCTCTGTATTTCTCAGCTGAGGGAACTGCAATCTTCAGTAATCATTGGCATCTAATCAGCATATGGTCTGGTTGCTATAAGTTACTTCACATTGATGTTCTTTACACTGCCTGTTACACTTCTTTTTTGTTTCCCCCACAGACACTGATATCTGTGATGTGGCTAGCCTTTGCTGTGTGTCCGGCGTGGACAGTTATGGCTGGATCGCTGCCACCATCGGCTGGGCCTTGTGGTTCTTCACGTTGATCCTCCTCTGCATCTGTAAGGTTATGGACCTCCGTCCCGATGAGCCCAAATACCTCCAGGCCTGAGGGGCGCACGGAATGATGGACATTTGTGCTGCAAAGCGATGACTTGGGAACTCCAGTAACTACTGACCTCAGCCCATCATCTCCCATGAAGCATTATTTTCTAAAATAAAGGACTGTGCTGTTGGTTTACCCCCTTCATCTTGGAACACGTTGCAATTAAGCCAAAAAATTTCCAGAAGATTGTTCGTGGCCCCCATCCAGCAAATACAGTCACACGGTTCAGAGAACCCTActgcacagacagaaaaaaaatggaGGCCTTAATTGCTGCATCTTAATGAAAAAGCCCAAAAAATAGCACTTTCAGAAGAAGGTGGCAACTGTCTGTTATTTCCATTACAGGTGCTCTTgctaatatttttttgttgttgttttggatagGGGTAGCGAAGAGCtacagcagaactccagccaaaaatataaaaaaaattatagttcTGTAAAAGCTATAGTGAAACCATCATTTGCTGCAATAGTTACCTTCAGTCCCGAGATTTCCCCTGCCGCTAGATTCCTCATTTTGATGGTTAGAATAATTTAGCTCATTTCCTCTGAACCCAAGATATCATGGACCCACCCCAAGCCTGTGACTGGATAGCATGCTGAGAAGCTtccctctctgctctctcctcccatctGCATAAGTTGGATGTATCCTTCtattgcttcttcctctcacattccAGCTCTGCCTGAATAaggactgcaaaaggctgataccaggtcaaattcaggggCTTACCCAGCTGCATTAATGGGTGCATTTCATATCTGCCTGGAGTTAAGCTCTACAATTGTTGTCAAGTTATTTTTTCTGTTTGTGTCTCCTTTGGGGAGTTTTTCCTCcacctcctgtcctggtgacactcgTGCAAGATGACAGGTacaggtgtcaccaggacaggaaaagcACAGACaggaataataatgaaaatattGATGGAAGTTCTAATTTTTCCCTATTCTATTAAAAAAGTAAAAGTTTTGCATAAGGTGGGATTCCCCTTTAAAGAAgcttacatttattaaaagaatgaATGGATTTCTATTCATCTTTTTCCAGAGCCATCACCATCTCACAATCCTTCCATCTCCAGCATCTATAGTTGAACACAATGTTTTTGAAGCAgtataaggccccttgcacacagaTGTCATAATTTACTAATGCTTACTTAGGAACTTGTGAAGCCTGTGTGCAAGGGGCCAAAAACTGTGTGTAAATACCCGAGTACTGGGGAGTATAGGCGAGTAAAGGTGCGTAAGCATATAGAGGAGTAAAATTATTCTTCATTGCCACTATTGTAATATACTCATATAAACCTGCTTATAGAGTAAACACGCACTTGCAagtgaaagtgattgtaaaccctcgctttttttttttcttctaaaaataCCAAAACTCAGCATTTTTTACTCCCGTGTGCAAAAGGCCTAACTGCTGTTGTATCATATTTAAattgagaaataaataaatatataccataAGGCCAAAGGTTTGTGGATGCCTTACCATCACACCTGTATGACCTTAAGGCAGCCCATTCCAAAGCCATGGCCATTAAATATGACGTTGCCCCACTTTTTGGCTATACCATCCTCCACTCCTTTCTCCTGGGAAGGCTTTCTATGAGACTTTGGACTGCGTCTGTAGAAATTTGTGCCAATTTTGAGGTCAGGttggatgttggatgagaagacctggctcacaatcggcattccaatcccccccccccccccccccaaggtgttCAGTAGAGCTGAGGCCAGggatctgtgcaggacacttgattTCCTCCACACCAAGTGGTcagaccatgtctttatggagctggatttgTACATGGGgatacagtcatgctggaacagaaaaggaccttccccaaactgttatcaCAACACTTCAAGCACACAATTGTTTAAAATATATTTGTATGATGTAGTAATAACACCTGAACATAATCATTTGGAGGGAGTTCACATACTATATGGTGTATTTTATTAAAAATCCCTCTAATCTGGCTTCAGAAAGAAATCTGTAAATGTAGCTTTTGTCAAGATTATTTCAGATCTACATTTCTGAGTGAGCATTAAATCAtttcacatatgtatatatattttttttcacttgtctCTTTTATTACTTTGCTGGGTTGTAACATGCATCGGTTCCCGAATGACACAATCCACAAATACCAGCTTGGACCTCCCCATACAAGACCCTGTACGTGCACATTAAATAAAAATTAACAGAAACATCAAAcggtacaaaaaaaaagaaaggaaaaaaaaaatcacagcaaaaaaaaacaaactttaccCCAGACCGGACCTGCCGGCCCATCCctccccaaaacacacacaaaGAAAAACATTACAAACATGTTTATGTACAAAGTTGCGTGTTGTGAAAACAGAGACTTGTCGGTACAGAAACATCACATGAAGAGTCCACGAGGTCTGTGCACAACACAGCCCAGAAACCAACCCCTTCACGGCCGGACAGGCCAGCATGTCATACCGCGAAGGATCTGGGCCAAGACCAAAAGCGGTTGAGTTTTGTTTGTCCCACAAAATGTCAAATGTGAAGAAACTTTGTGTTCTGTTTAATTACACACAACGTCATACTTTAACCGTCCGCTCCGCCgtgtctgcgttttttttttaaccttcagagTCATCCTCATAATctccaataaagttttttttttctctctctttgatTGTTAACACAGATATGTCAGCATTTGATTACAGAACAGTCAGTTTGTATATTGCTGAATTGTAGCACCGATAATGAACCCTCCTATGGCTGGGTCGACAGCTGCAGGCTATGGGGAATATACCAGATCAGTAAGGATTGTATAAATTTAGTATGTTTACCATGCAGGCAAACAAGGAAGTTGTGGTAGGGGAATAGCAGAAAGTGCATAAAAATAACGGTCACAGAAATTCACTATTATTAACTTAACCATTTCTTTCTCTAAAGGGGCCTAATATAAACTTTGTTTTATAAATTTGCAATATTAGGAAACCAAACAAGATGGTAAACTGACCACTGTGAATCCTTATGAACAGGTATGACCTAAACACCAAACGTTCCACATAACCAGGACACTGTGGGGGAAATTAATAAAGTTGCTGTGACACTTTTctggccttaaaggagaagtccagccaaagcttgtttggctgggcttcttctatggatcacaggagtgcaattcgttttgcactcctgtgacccgttttcccgTATTTGCTTACTAATGAAACTTCCCTGTTATGACCACAAGCAAGTCACAGCTCAGCTAGACACATCCACTTCAATCTTTCTCATCCAGATGAGTCTCTACCTAACTGGACCTCTTTACCAACTTCCCTGGGAGCTCACTCCACCACCCACTACTCTGGACTTTTAGAGAGATACCCATTACCATCACACAATGGTCCCTAAAAGTCAGACAGGAATGTATAGAATGTATTGGAATTTTTTAAGTCAGAACAACTAACCTATCAAGTCAACAAACACTTGATATTGAGAGGCACTTCATACCTGAGTGACTCTGAGTTACCAGCAGCCAATTAATAACTCTTGAAGTTGGTGCCAATCAGCCCACTCCCCCAAGCCCCGTTTTTTTTACTCCAAGTCTTTGCACTGGCTGCACATCTTGTCCCCTTACCTGGGTATAAAGCTACTTTAATTTCTACAAACCATCTGCTCCCATCGTCCTCCATGACTTCTCTTGTGCTGCACTTGGAACTACTTCCCTGCTTCttttatgcctggtacacactacagatCAATTCGGAGTCTCTCTACTAACAATCCGATATTAGCACAGCGATCTcctctgctgttctattgtgttctgataggaggACAGGTCCCCTCTCCAGAACACTGCGATCATTGgtggagagcgctgatcaggagccgatcggcagacTGCTGATGCCACCTGACATTCGGCCTGCGTGTACTAGGCTTCCACCAATCTAGAGTGCTTCAAGTTCTTCCTTAACTCATCACACTGCAACCTATTATATCCCTCAGATCTACAAATCATCTGCGTCAATCTCCAGCTCCCAAACTGTGTCAATAACTTCGTGTGCTGCACGGTCGAGCCCTTTTGCCTACTTCTATCAGACCTTCCACCAATTGGAAAAATTTTAGGCCCCTGAACTTTTTACCCAATCAGGACTCCTCTTGTGCTTTACCTTCAATATGAAACCTGTTCCCTTTCCCTATCATACCATTTACCAATCTGGAATGTTTCAGGCTCCCCGTTAGATCACTTCTTAGTGACCTATTATATACCTCCCCTTTAAAAACCATCTGCTTTATCCTCCACCTCCTATTCTGCAGCCAGGACTCCTCTTGTGCTTCGTCTTCACTCTGGGACCCTTTGCTTGAATCTATCACGCTTTCTACTGATTTTAAATGCTTACGGCTTTCCCGTAACTCACCTGCTCACAGTAGCCCGTTATATTCTtcagatcttagattgtaagctctaatgaacagggcaatctgattcctcttgtattgtaactgtaatgtctgccttcattttgcaAAGCACAGCGCAAATTGTTAGCCCTTTATAAATTttgtataataatactaataacccAAAATCCTCTGATCCATCTTCCACCTCCCACTCTGTATTAATGACTTCCCTTTTGCCGTACCTTCACTCTAGAACCCTTTCACTGGTTCTGTCGGATCTTCCACTAATCTGGAAGGATGACTCTTCCTGAAATCACCGCCTCATGATATTACCTGCCTCAAATACCCTTAAGCTCAGAAACCTTTTTATTCCAGTTGTTCCATTACCCACATTCCAAAGACGGCCTTCATTGCCAGTGCATGAAATGCactaccaaacattatatataacgtTCATCCTGGCCAACTTTTCACACCTAAATTAGGCCACCCTAATCATCATCATCCAATAAAAGAGAGAATTTTCCTTAACTCTGTATTTTTTTCGGTTTTGCGTGTTCTTTTTGCCTATTAACCAATCTATTTTCAATCCATTATGTCCTTTCACTGTACAATTAAAACTTTTATAAACCGGAGGAAATTTAGTAGAGAAATGGAGCGTTGCGAAGGAATGAATGACCAATCTTTCTAAATGGCCCTCCAACAtcagaaatatacagagcagaGGCCCCCACAGGTCAGTGTCATGTCAGGAAATGTAGATGAACCTTTGCTTTCTAGTATGTTAAAGCAGCAAAAATAGGGGAGTATCTAAAAAAAGTGGAGCACCCCTTCAAGCTCCTAACCTGACACATGACAATGGAGTGACTAGAAGCCCCCGTGTCTAGAACAGTTTGAACGCATGATTCCCTCAGTGCTCCCAGAAGCCTGTGTTGCTGACCCGCCCTAGGGCGAGGTGGCTTTTACACCTCTTCTCCAGTAGTTACGATGCCGACCAATGATCCTGCTGTGGCTTCCATAGGAAGTGGACAGTATAGACGCCGCACTCAGTCCTTATCAGCTGTGGTAGGCAGGCGCCACCACCTGCTTCTGGGAGAGACGGAGCAGCTCCTCCCGAATGGCCTTGATGAGGGAGGCGGAGGAGTGACCGGGGTGAATGTCCTCAGCGGATGCAGCTGGGTAACAGATAGAGGGCGGGAGGTGCGCGGGGGGCTGGCGACCTGCTGCAGGCCTGTTCCCACCAAACATCTGTGGGGTGCCGTAGTCCTGGGCTCCGTGAACATGACCCTGGAAGAGagatttttaaattatttatactgAATGCGAAACAGAAGACAATGGTGGGCGTTTTCtgtacattaaccctttcatgaccaaaGGTGTCCAGACCAAGTATACCCAGTTTTGCAAACTTCATGGAAAAAGTGTGCAGTATGCCTCTTCTCGCACAATTTCCAATTGTCAAAATCACAGCTGgtgtgtaaatacagcagctgtagaagctgctgtcaaaagaaaaaaaccagAGGGTTTGACACAGTGAGGGGGAATttactaaggctcagttcacacacgTCTGGCTGCGCTGTCAGCGTGATTTTTAAAAGGAGTCCAGTGTGGTTTTGTTCGTCAGTTCAGGTACGATTCAGGTGGGAATTTTTATATGAAATCACACCTAAACTCGACAGAAAAAACACAGCCTGCAGATATTTGAACTGGCTCCCTACAGAAGGCTGCCGGTTCATGTGTCATGCAAAACTGGATGTGGTTCCCCACCTGTGCAGAAAACTAAAAGTGTTACtaaccccacaacagtaaaatcagtctgtatatgcagtaaagcatgcttgttttactcactgtggaacctaaggtgttaattcTGCGAGTTGTGTAATAAGGCCGTttgatcctttcttctctgatcctccccttcttccacagtccccaagcaATCTCCTGATAGAAAAGAGCCTTgggggcattctgcacatgctcagt is a window from the Aquarana catesbeiana isolate 2022-GZ linkage group LG03, ASM4218655v1, whole genome shotgun sequence genome containing:
- the TMEM213 gene encoding transmembrane protein 213, with amino-acid sequence MERGLCVCLLLLLFYIQQCHSASNGTVVSLLQCPDTDICDVASLCCVSGVDSYGWIAATIGWALWFFTLILLCICKVMDLRPDEPKYLQA